In the genome of Segatella copri, one region contains:
- a CDS encoding S41 family peptidase, which produces MNKNKSNRFMPFIMALCVVIGIIIGTFFSNHFAGNRLNVINSGSNRLNNLLHLIDDQYVDAVNIDSLVDKAIPQILAELDPHSVYISAKDAAQANDDLKGSFSGVGIEFVIRQDTIHVQNVIQNGPAEKAGLLAGDKIVAVDGKPFVGKIVTNQEAMRRLKGPKDTKVKIGVVRYGSKKVQTFTVTRGEIPTKSVTAAYMLDDQTGYIRIKNFGENTYPEMLIALAKLSQQGFSNLCIDLRDNSGGYLTAAVNMANEFLPAKKLILYTEGRKSPRQEYPSDGKGAYQKIPLVVLINEGSASSAEIFAGAMQDNDRATIIGRRSFGKGLVQQQIEFPDHSLIRLTIARYYTPSGRCIQKPYTLGDDKDYEQDLLTRYQHGEFFSQDSIKHTGPAYHTGIGRVVYGGGGITPDIFVPEDTLGMTSYFKEASMSGLILQFAFTYTDDNRPKLNNFKEMMQLADYLESQNMVEQFANYADKRGLKRRNLLIRKSHKLLDRVIDSRIIYNMLDEQAWTQYINQDDPVIMKTLEVFEKHEAFPKKPVSAAKPKAKKPIAKKQK; this is translated from the coding sequence ATGAATAAGAATAAGAGCAACCGATTCATGCCCTTCATCATGGCGCTCTGCGTAGTGATTGGCATTATCATCGGTACATTCTTTTCGAATCATTTCGCCGGCAACCGACTCAACGTCATCAATAGTGGCAGCAACCGACTCAACAACCTGCTCCACCTCATCGACGACCAGTATGTGGATGCCGTGAACATTGATTCCTTGGTGGATAAGGCGATACCTCAGATTCTTGCTGAGCTGGACCCTCACTCCGTATATATCAGTGCAAAGGATGCGGCTCAGGCTAACGACGACCTCAAAGGCTCCTTCTCGGGAGTGGGAATCGAGTTCGTCATCCGCCAAGACACCATCCATGTGCAGAATGTAATCCAGAACGGACCTGCCGAGAAAGCAGGACTTCTGGCTGGCGACAAGATTGTGGCCGTGGATGGCAAGCCATTCGTGGGCAAGATTGTTACCAACCAGGAAGCCATGCGCCGACTGAAGGGTCCGAAGGATACGAAAGTGAAGATTGGCGTGGTTCGCTATGGAAGCAAGAAGGTGCAGACCTTCACCGTGACCCGTGGCGAGATTCCTACAAAGAGTGTGACTGCTGCCTATATGCTCGATGACCAAACGGGCTATATCCGCATCAAGAACTTCGGCGAGAACACCTATCCTGAGATGCTCATCGCCCTGGCAAAGCTCTCGCAGCAGGGATTCTCTAATCTCTGCATCGACCTGCGCGATAACTCGGGCGGTTATCTTACTGCCGCTGTCAACATGGCAAACGAGTTCCTGCCAGCCAAGAAGCTGATTCTCTATACCGAAGGCAGAAAGTCGCCTCGCCAGGAATATCCGAGCGACGGCAAGGGTGCTTATCAGAAGATTCCACTGGTGGTGCTCATCAACGAGGGTTCTGCATCTTCTGCCGAAATCTTCGCCGGTGCCATGCAGGACAACGATCGTGCTACCATCATCGGCCGCCGATCGTTCGGTAAGGGTCTGGTTCAGCAGCAGATTGAGTTCCCTGACCACAGCCTCATCCGCCTCACCATCGCCCGCTACTATACGCCATCGGGCAGATGCATCCAGAAGCCATACACCCTGGGTGATGACAAGGATTACGAGCAAGACCTCCTCACCCGCTATCAGCACGGCGAGTTCTTCTCGCAGGATAGCATCAAACATACCGGTCCGGCTTACCATACAGGCATCGGTCGCGTGGTTTATGGTGGCGGTGGTATCACTCCTGACATCTTCGTACCGGAGGATACACTCGGCATGACTTCCTACTTCAAGGAGGCTAGCATGAGCGGACTCATCCTTCAGTTTGCGTTCACCTATACCGACGACAACCGTCCGAAGTTGAACAACTTCAAGGAAATGATGCAGCTTGCCGACTATCTTGAAAGTCAGAATATGGTAGAGCAATTTGCCAACTATGCCGACAAGCGCGGCTTGAAGCGCAGAAACCTGCTCATCAGAAAGTCGCACAAACTTCTGGATAGAGTCATCGACAGCCGAATCATCTATAACATGCTGGATGAACAGGCCTGGACCCAATACATCAACCAGGACGACCCAGTGATTATGAAGACCCTGGAAGTGTTTGAGAAGCACGAGGCATTCCCAAAGAAGCCAGTGTCCGCAGCCAAGCCAAAGGCTAAAAAGCCCATTGCAAAAAAGCAGAAATAA
- a CDS encoding deoxycytidylate deaminase, producing the protein MANELSKQQKLDLRYLRMARIWAENSYCKRRQVGALVVKDKMIISDGYNGTPSGFENVCEDNNVTKPYVLHAEANAITKLARSSNNSEGSTLYVTASPCIECSKLIIQSGIKRVVYAEKYRLTDGIDLLKRAGVKVEYMNPEEMGDSLDKPDSSSEK; encoded by the coding sequence ATGGCAAACGAACTTTCCAAACAGCAGAAACTTGACCTGCGATACCTTCGCATGGCACGCATCTGGGCAGAAAACAGCTACTGCAAGCGCCGACAGGTGGGAGCACTGGTAGTGAAAGACAAGATGATTATCAGCGATGGCTACAATGGTACACCCAGCGGATTCGAAAATGTATGCGAGGACAACAACGTGACCAAGCCATACGTTCTCCATGCCGAGGCCAATGCCATCACCAAACTGGCCCGCAGCAGCAACAACAGTGAGGGAAGTACGCTCTATGTCACAGCCTCTCCTTGCATCGAATGCTCCAAGCTGATTATCCAGTCGGGCATCAAGCGAGTGGTCTATGCCGAAAAGTACCGTCTCACGGATGGCATAGACCTGCTCAAAAGGGCTGGGGTTAAAGTGGAATACATGAATCCGGAAGAAATGGGAGATTCCTTGGATAAGCCGGATTCATCCTCCGAAAAATAA
- a CDS encoding M3 family metallopeptidase has product MQDTTINEKKIEKRENPFFLPYGTPHNTAPFDRIQLGDYEEAFMEGIRRDDEATDKIVNDPAEPTFENTIARVDTEKGEHYYDLLSRVSNVFSCMMSAETCDEMEELAQKMSPILTKHANDITLNKKLFERIKFVHDHPNRELNAEEKMLLETSYDGFVRSGALLDEEGKEKLRKLTEDASMLTLQFSQNLLKENKAFTLHITDKAQLEGLPETAIAAAEHTAKEKNEEGWIFTLDYPSYSPFMTYSTQRELRKQMYMARNTVCTHDNEQNNLEICKKLVNLRRELAQLLGFETYADYVLRHRMASNTENVYKLLNDLIDAYKPTAIEETEEVKALAKKLEGDDFEMEPWDFGFYSHKLQMEKYNLDAEMLRPYFQLDKVIAGVFGLANKLYGITFKENKDIPVYHPDVKAYEVFDKDGSYLAVFYADFFPRKGKQGGAWMTEFQGQWIDHKGVNVRPHVSVVMNFTKPTAEKPALLTLGEVETFLHEFGHSLHGMFANTRFESLSGTNVWWDFVELPSQFMENYAVEKDFLRTFAFHHETGEPLPDELIERIVKSRNFMAAYACLRQVSFGLLDMAYYTKKDEFTADIIPFEKKAWEKAMVLPQRQDTCMTVQFSHIMAGGYAAGYYSYKWAEVLDADAFSVFKKNGIFDQATAQSFRNNILSKGGTEHPMTLYKRFRGQEPTIDALLERNEIKKS; this is encoded by the coding sequence ATGCAAGATACAACCATAAACGAGAAAAAAATTGAGAAGAGAGAGAATCCTTTCTTCCTGCCATACGGCACCCCACACAATACAGCCCCATTCGACCGCATTCAGCTCGGCGACTATGAGGAGGCTTTCATGGAAGGTATCCGCCGCGACGACGAGGCAACCGACAAGATTGTAAACGACCCGGCAGAGCCAACGTTCGAAAACACCATCGCCCGTGTTGATACAGAAAAGGGCGAACACTATTACGACCTCTTGAGCAGAGTGTCTAACGTATTCTCTTGCATGATGAGTGCCGAGACCTGCGACGAAATGGAGGAACTGGCACAGAAGATGAGCCCTATCCTCACCAAGCATGCCAACGACATCACATTGAACAAGAAGCTCTTCGAGCGCATCAAGTTTGTTCACGACCATCCTAACCGTGAACTGAATGCAGAAGAGAAGATGCTGCTCGAAACCAGCTACGACGGATTCGTACGCAGCGGTGCCCTCCTCGACGAGGAAGGCAAGGAAAAACTGCGCAAGCTCACCGAGGATGCAAGCATGCTCACCCTCCAGTTCTCGCAGAACCTGCTGAAGGAGAACAAGGCGTTCACCCTTCACATCACAGACAAGGCGCAGCTCGAAGGTCTGCCAGAAACAGCCATCGCTGCAGCTGAACATACAGCCAAGGAAAAGAATGAGGAAGGCTGGATTTTCACACTCGACTATCCTAGCTATTCTCCGTTCATGACCTACTCTACCCAGCGCGAACTGCGCAAGCAGATGTACATGGCTCGTAACACAGTCTGCACCCACGACAACGAGCAGAACAACCTGGAAATATGCAAGAAGCTGGTGAATCTGCGCCGTGAACTGGCTCAGCTCCTGGGCTTCGAGACCTATGCCGACTACGTGCTCCGCCATCGCATGGCAAGCAACACGGAGAATGTGTATAAACTCCTGAACGACCTCATCGATGCCTACAAGCCAACAGCTATCGAGGAGACAGAAGAGGTGAAGGCACTTGCAAAGAAACTGGAAGGTGATGACTTCGAGATGGAGCCATGGGATTTCGGTTTCTATTCTCACAAGTTGCAGATGGAGAAGTATAACCTGGATGCAGAGATGCTCCGCCCATACTTCCAGCTCGACAAGGTGATAGCCGGCGTGTTCGGTCTTGCCAACAAGCTCTACGGCATCACCTTCAAGGAGAACAAGGATATTCCGGTATATCATCCAGACGTAAAGGCATACGAAGTATTCGACAAAGACGGCAGCTATCTCGCCGTATTCTACGCCGACTTCTTCCCTCGCAAGGGCAAGCAGGGCGGTGCCTGGATGACAGAGTTCCAGGGACAATGGATTGACCATAAGGGCGTTAACGTTCGTCCACACGTGAGCGTGGTAATGAACTTCACCAAGCCAACAGCCGAGAAGCCAGCCCTTCTCACCCTGGGCGAGGTAGAGACCTTCCTCCACGAGTTTGGCCATAGCCTTCACGGCATGTTTGCCAACACCCGTTTCGAGAGTCTCTCCGGAACCAACGTATGGTGGGATTTCGTAGAATTGCCATCTCAGTTTATGGAAAACTATGCGGTAGAAAAAGACTTCCTCCGCACTTTCGCCTTCCATCACGAGACGGGCGAGCCATTGCCTGACGAGCTCATCGAGCGCATCGTGAAGAGCCGCAACTTCATGGCAGCCTATGCCTGCCTTCGCCAGGTAAGTTTCGGTTTGCTCGACATGGCATACTACACCAAGAAAGATGAATTCACCGCCGATATCATCCCATTCGAGAAGAAGGCTTGGGAGAAGGCGATGGTTCTGCCACAGAGACAGGATACCTGTATGACCGTACAGTTCTCCCACATCATGGCAGGAGGATATGCAGCTGGCTACTACAGCTACAAGTGGGCAGAGGTGCTCGATGCCGATGCCTTCAGCGTATTCAAGAAGAATGGTATCTTTGACCAGGCAACCGCCCAGAGTTTCCGCAACAACATCCTCTCGAAGGGTGGAACCGAGCATCCGATGACGCTCTACAAGCGATTCCGCGGACAGGAGCCAACCATCGATGCCCTGCTCGAACGCAACGAAATCAAGAAGAGTTAA
- a CDS encoding Crp/Fnr family transcriptional regulator, which translates to MPEKRLYDSLLGLPLFLGMTRCDLLEIAGTTKFYFQKLKKGHVIAQEGEPCLHIIFLIKGEIKVITEADDHGYQIEETIKAPEVLQVERFFGFNQHYTHTYIAGDDCNIMSFSRKELMKLSDNYEIFRINQLNILTTQTQKSERRLFRVPPKTLEERIIRFFESHCLRPAGEKTFRIKMTRLAEEMNVKRIYVSNALNEMEEKGLIQLYRGIIVIPSLENLIAKN; encoded by the coding sequence ATGCCGGAAAAGAGATTATACGACAGTCTTTTGGGACTTCCCCTATTCCTGGGAATGACCCGTTGCGACCTTCTTGAGATTGCAGGCACGACCAAGTTCTACTTTCAAAAGTTGAAAAAAGGTCATGTCATCGCCCAGGAAGGCGAACCCTGTCTGCACATAATTTTCCTGATTAAGGGCGAAATCAAAGTCATTACAGAGGCTGACGACCATGGTTATCAGATAGAGGAGACCATCAAGGCACCAGAAGTGCTTCAGGTGGAACGTTTCTTCGGATTCAACCAGCACTATACACATACCTATATTGCCGGTGACGACTGCAACATCATGAGTTTCAGCAGAAAGGAATTGATGAAGCTATCCGATAACTACGAGATATTCCGCATCAACCAGCTCAACATCCTCACCACGCAGACACAAAAGAGCGAGCGTCGACTCTTCAGAGTACCTCCCAAGACATTGGAAGAACGCATCATCCGCTTCTTCGAAAGTCACTGTCTCCGACCAGCCGGCGAAAAGACCTTCCGTATCAAGATGACCAGACTCGCCGAAGAGATGAACGTGAAGCGAATCTATGTATCGAATGCGCTCAACGAGATGGAAGAAAAAGGACTCATCCAACTCTATCGAGGCATCATCGTCATCCCATCATTGGAAAATCTCATTGCTAAAAATTAA
- a CDS encoding FAD:protein FMN transferase → MKNKKLIWQIPFLLILILGSIYVIRQQHNTPYQKDEGMVFGTIYHITYQSDTDYQKEIEAELQKVDNSLSPFNKTSIISRVNRNEKVKVDEMFTEVFQLAEKISGETNGAFDITVAPMVNAWGFGFKTGNPPTKQSIDSLRAIVGFHKVALKDGFVSKENPKTMLDCSAIAKGYGTDVVARFLKKKGIQNFMVEIGGEIVVSGNSEKQVPWRIGINKPTDDSLNTSQELQDVVNVSDIAMATSGNYRNFYYKNGKKYAHTIDPKTGYPVQHNILSATVLAKDCATADAYATSFMVMGLNGAKKVLEKHPELCAYLIYADHKGNNRIWYSPSLKKILEAQSSK, encoded by the coding sequence ATGAAAAATAAGAAACTGATATGGCAGATACCCTTTCTGCTGATTCTGATATTGGGCAGCATCTACGTGATACGCCAGCAGCACAACACCCCTTATCAAAAGGATGAGGGCATGGTATTCGGCACCATCTATCACATCACGTACCAAAGCGACACCGATTATCAGAAGGAGATTGAGGCTGAGTTGCAGAAGGTGGATAACTCTCTTTCACCCTTCAACAAAACCTCTATCATCTCCCGCGTCAACCGCAACGAGAAGGTGAAGGTTGACGAGATGTTCACGGAAGTGTTCCAGCTTGCCGAAAAGATTTCAGGCGAGACCAACGGAGCCTTCGACATCACCGTTGCCCCAATGGTCAATGCCTGGGGATTCGGATTCAAGACAGGCAATCCACCTACCAAGCAGTCCATCGACAGTCTTCGTGCCATCGTAGGCTTCCACAAGGTTGCCCTGAAGGATGGCTTCGTGAGCAAGGAGAATCCCAAGACCATGCTCGACTGCTCCGCCATTGCCAAAGGTTACGGCACCGACGTGGTGGCAAGATTCCTGAAGAAGAAAGGCATCCAGAACTTCATGGTGGAGATTGGAGGCGAAATCGTGGTGAGCGGCAACAGCGAGAAGCAGGTGCCTTGGCGCATCGGCATCAACAAGCCAACCGATGACTCGCTCAATACCAGCCAGGAGCTGCAGGATGTGGTCAACGTGAGCGACATCGCCATGGCCACCAGCGGCAACTATCGCAACTTCTACTATAAGAATGGCAAGAAATATGCGCACACCATCGACCCGAAGACGGGTTATCCTGTGCAGCACAACATCCTGTCAGCCACAGTTCTTGCCAAAGACTGTGCCACTGCCGATGCCTATGCCACTTCATTCATGGTGATGGGATTGAACGGAGCGAAGAAGGTGCTGGAGAAACATCCAGAACTCTGCGCTTATCTGATTTATGCAGACCACAAAGGCAATAACAGAATCTGGTATTCGCCATCTCTGAAGAAAATATTAGAAGCTCAAAGTTCAAAGTAA
- a CDS encoding DUF6048 family protein codes for MMHPKRISISISATATKVLAAVIFLLMGGVTAHAQNQQKKMDAVTEDTIPLFRGMAVGVDIIGPVQLMVSDYGQYEASLRINLKDKYYPIFELGYGKADASDESTRINYKTSAPYFRIGVDWNLLKNKHDVYRLFGGFRYGFTSFKYDVSAPPVSDPVWGGEASYGAEDVSANFQWLEGVFGVDAKIWGPVRMGWSFRYKRKLTQKKGNIGNSYYVPGFGKQGGTRLGGTFNVTLEI; via the coding sequence ATGATGCATCCAAAGCGCATTTCTATATCTATTTCGGCAACCGCCACTAAGGTTCTCGCAGCAGTGATATTCCTGCTGATGGGTGGGGTTACTGCCCATGCCCAGAATCAGCAGAAGAAGATGGATGCTGTAACCGAAGATACCATCCCTCTGTTTCGCGGCATGGCAGTAGGCGTAGATATCATCGGTCCGGTGCAGTTGATGGTGAGCGACTACGGTCAGTATGAGGCATCGCTGCGCATCAATCTGAAGGATAAGTACTACCCTATCTTCGAGTTGGGTTACGGCAAGGCAGATGCCAGCGACGAAAGTACCAGGATTAATTACAAGACCAGTGCCCCATACTTTCGTATCGGTGTGGACTGGAACCTGCTCAAGAACAAGCACGATGTCTACCGTCTCTTCGGAGGATTCCGATATGGCTTCACATCGTTTAAATATGATGTGAGTGCTCCACCGGTAAGTGATCCCGTCTGGGGCGGCGAAGCTTCTTATGGTGCAGAAGATGTATCAGCCAACTTCCAATGGCTGGAAGGCGTGTTCGGAGTGGATGCCAAGATATGGGGTCCCGTCCGTATGGGGTGGAGTTTCCGCTACAAGCGCAAGCTGACCCAGAAGAAGGGTAATATCGGCAACAGTTACTATGTGCCAGGCTTCGGCAAGCAGGGAGGAACCCGACTCGGCGGCACCTTCAACGTTACCCTGGAGATATAA
- a CDS encoding DUF6452 family protein: protein MRKIIPMVLVMMAMMIVAGCSSIDCPLNNTTYTKYKLMGNVTTLADTMTISTTKTEGQDSVLINRDVNVDSFILPMSYQQPEDVFYFEIRNRDHKVWKDTVTVKKENFSHFESVDCSPSFFHTITGVQTTRHFIDSIVINKKEVNYDASKAHFYIYFGNRH from the coding sequence ATGCGGAAAATAATACCAATGGTTCTCGTCATGATGGCGATGATGATTGTGGCTGGATGCTCATCCATCGACTGCCCGCTCAACAACACCACTTATACGAAATATAAGCTGATGGGCAACGTCACCACACTCGCCGACACCATGACCATCTCAACCACCAAGACCGAAGGCCAGGACAGCGTGCTCATCAACAGGGATGTGAACGTAGACAGTTTCATCCTGCCCATGAGCTACCAGCAGCCCGAGGACGTGTTCTACTTCGAAATCAGAAACCGCGACCACAAGGTATGGAAAGATACCGTGACCGTGAAGAAGGAGAACTTTTCGCATTTCGAATCGGTGGATTGCAGTCCGTCGTTCTTCCACACCATCACCGGTGTGCAGACCACGCGCCATTTCATCGACTCGATAGTCATCAACAAAAAAGAGGTAAATTATGATGCATCCAAAGCGCATTTCTATATCTATTTCGGCAACCGCCACTAA
- a CDS encoding glycosyltransferase family 2 protein, translated as MDISVIVPLFNEEESLPELFAWIKRVMNANDFTYEVIFVNDGSTDRSWDVIEELAEKNEQVKGIKFRRNYGKSPALYCGFKEAQGDVVITMDADLQDSPDEIPGLYQMITKEGYDLVSGYKQNRKQGDPLSKTIPTKLFNATARKVSGIHNLHDFNCGLKAYRRDVVKNIEVYGEMHRYIPYLAKNAGFAKIGEKPVHHQARKFGTSKFMGWNRFVNGYLDLMTLWFLSNFGKKPMHVFGFLGSVVFFIAFLSLIGLGIDKIIDLHNGIYGHLITDSPYFFIALIAMVLGSQFFLAGFLGDLISRQNPNRNDYQIEKEIRCGK; from the coding sequence ATGGATATTTCAGTTATCGTTCCTCTTTTCAACGAGGAAGAATCGTTGCCAGAACTCTTCGCCTGGATCAAGCGAGTGATGAACGCCAACGATTTCACATACGAGGTTATCTTCGTGAACGACGGTTCTACCGACCGTTCATGGGACGTTATAGAAGAACTTGCCGAGAAGAACGAGCAGGTGAAGGGCATCAAGTTCCGCAGAAACTACGGCAAGAGTCCGGCACTCTACTGCGGATTCAAGGAGGCTCAGGGCGACGTGGTCATCACCATGGATGCCGACCTGCAGGATTCACCGGATGAAATTCCGGGACTCTACCAGATGATTACCAAGGAAGGTTACGACCTGGTTTCAGGCTACAAGCAGAACCGCAAGCAGGGTGACCCGCTGAGCAAGACCATCCCTACCAAGCTCTTCAATGCCACGGCACGCAAGGTGAGCGGCATCCACAACCTGCACGACTTCAACTGCGGACTGAAGGCCTATCGCCGCGACGTGGTGAAGAACATCGAGGTATATGGCGAGATGCACCGCTACATTCCATATCTTGCCAAGAACGCAGGATTCGCCAAGATTGGCGAAAAACCGGTACACCACCAGGCACGCAAGTTCGGCACCTCCAAGTTCATGGGCTGGAACCGCTTCGTTAACGGCTATCTCGACCTGATGACCCTCTGGTTCCTCAGCAACTTCGGCAAGAAACCAATGCACGTATTCGGATTCCTGGGCAGCGTGGTGTTCTTCATCGCCTTCCTCTCGCTCATCGGACTCGGCATCGACAAGATCATCGACCTGCACAACGGCATATACGGTCATCTCATCACCGACTCGCCTTACTTCTTCATCGCCCTCATCGCAATGGTACTGGGCAGTCAGTTCTTCCTGGCGGGATTCCTGGGCGACCTCATCAGCCGTCAGAATCCAAACCGTAACGATTATCAAATAGAAAAGGAAATAAGATGCGGAAAATAA
- a CDS encoding DUF4199 domain-containing protein encodes MNTDNKENQEEKKMNGQEQTTKFYVIDTGKIKQTKAFARQDGTILGTVWVISFVCTMLAVDPKYHILGLLSNLLIVATPFIVAKRLRIFRDQVRGGHISFRHGLYYCIQTFFYATLLLTITQYLWFRFMDTGMFMSQLQENYQTLAQVYQLTAEESKMLLDAISMMKPIAWASMFMFTDLVTGAILSPIIAGIMAKKLKTAKQQSH; translated from the coding sequence ATGAATACAGACAATAAAGAGAACCAAGAAGAAAAGAAGATGAACGGACAGGAGCAGACGACGAAGTTCTACGTCATCGACACTGGCAAGATTAAGCAGACCAAAGCTTTCGCCCGTCAAGACGGCACCATCCTCGGCACCGTATGGGTCATCAGTTTCGTTTGCACCATGCTGGCGGTAGATCCGAAATACCACATCCTGGGCTTGCTTTCCAACCTGCTCATCGTTGCCACCCCTTTCATCGTGGCCAAGCGACTGAGGATTTTCCGCGACCAGGTGAGAGGCGGGCACATCTCCTTCCGCCATGGACTGTACTATTGCATTCAGACTTTCTTCTATGCCACCCTCTTGCTCACCATCACGCAATACCTGTGGTTCCGCTTCATGGACACCGGCATGTTCATGAGCCAACTCCAGGAAAACTATCAGACATTGGCTCAGGTCTACCAGCTGACGGCTGAGGAATCAAAGATGCTCCTCGATGCCATCTCGATGATGAAGCCAATTGCGTGGGCATCCATGTTCATGTTCACCGACCTGGTGACAGGAGCCATACTGAGCCCTATCATCGCAGGTATCATGGCAAAGAAGCTGAAGACAGCAAAACAGCAATCACATTAA